In Thermus aquaticus, the sequence TGCTATGAGGCTGTGGGTAACGGGTTCGGTGAGGTCGTAAACAGGGGCCTCGCCGGCGGGCTCCACGCCGACCACCGTAGCCAGGAAGGGCTTGTGGTAGCTTCCTTTAGGCCGATCCTGCAAAAAGGCCAGGAGTTTGGCCTGCTTTTCCTCCTGCAGAAAGCCCACGATCTCGGCGAAAAGGTCCCTGTTCTCGGCGCCCAGGATGAGCTCGTACTGGGCGGCCACGGGGTAGGCCTTGAGCCCGCCCCTGCCATCGGGAAGCTCCTTCTGCCCCGCTTCCCGCCGCTTGTGGATCCTGCCGTAGATGCCCAGGTTGAGGAGGAGAAGCTGGACATCCTGCAGAAGGCCCTTGCTGGAGGAGGCCAGGCGCACCGTGGCGTCCTGCTTGCCGGGGTTGATCTGCACGGAGCCGTCGGCGCTGAAGAGGCCCTGGAGGAAGCCCACCACCGCCTCCCGGGGGGCCCGGAAGAGGCTTTCCGGCACCCGCTTTTCCGTGGCCTTGGCCGGCTTGACCCCCAGGGCCTGGAAGAACTCCGCCGGGATGCGCTTAAAGTGGAGGTGGTAGGTGTTGGAGTGGGTTTCCTGGAGGCTTCCGCCCCCGAACCAGTCCTGAAGGAGGTCGGGAAGCCAGGCCACCTGGGCAAAGTCCTGCCGGGAGAAGTAGAAGCCCACCCCGTCTTCGCGCAGGTAGCCGTCCCCCAAGAGCCAGCCCAGGGCCACCCCGAGCTCCCGGCTCCAGCGGGTGGGGAGGTGGCTGTACTGGGCCCGGACGTGGGCGCGGCCTCGGCCTCCCGCGGTGGCTACCCGCTCCTGGACCACCTCGAGGACCGCGGCGGGCAGGGCCTCCTCTTTGGGGAAGAGCCCCTCGCCGCTTTGCACCAGGATCCGGTCCCCGGGCTTCAGGCTTCCCGCTTCCCGGTAGCCCTCCGGGGTCAGAAGGAGGTGGTCCGGGGTGAGGGTGAGCTCCAGGCCCTCCCGGGTGGTGAGGCGCACCACGGGCTTGACCCCGGTGTAAAAGGCCCGGGCCGCCTTGCGCACCACCGTGCCCTGGGCGGTCTGGGGGAGGCCTAGGCCGCCGTAGGGAGCCCGGCGGTCGGTGACCAGGAAGAAGCTTTCCCCCTTCTTGGCCAGCTCCTCAATGGGCACCAGGCCGAACTCGGTGGGGATGCGGGTGGAGCCCACGAAGCAGGGGTTGGTGGAGCGGATCTGGTAGCGGGGCCCAAGCCCCTTCAGGGCGGAAAGCTCGTTGATGCGGTCTATGAAGATGAGGCCCGGCTCCCCCGTGGCCCAGGCGTGCCAGGCGATCTCATGCCAGAGCCACCTGGCGGGCACCTTGCCCCCGTAGAGGGGGATAGCCTTGGCCCCGTCCTCCCGCTCCGGCAGCTTGGGGATCTCCCCGGTGTAGGGGCCCTCGAGGGGGTAGGGGTAGTACTTGCCGGGGACCTCCACGGGGGTCACAGGCCAAAGGGCATCCTCTTCCAAGGCCCGCATGAAGGCCTCGGTGACCAAGACGGAGATGTTGAAGGTGGAGATGTCCCCTTCGGCTTTTTCCCGGTCCAGGTCCTTGGCGGTGAGGAAGTCCAGGAGGTCGGGGTGGTCAATGGCCAGGGTGGCCATCCCCGCGCCCCTGCGGGTTCCCCCCTGCCGCACCACCCGGAGCACCGGCGCGTAGACGTAGCGCAGGGTGGCCACAGGGCCCGCCTCCTCGGCGCCCAGGGCGGCCCACTCCAGGAAGTTGTCAAAGATCTCCAGGAGGAAGCTCACGGGGCCGGAGCTCGTCCCACCGCTTCCCCGGATGGGGGCCCCTTCGGGCCTTAGGAGGGAGAAGTCCACGTGGGGGGTGAGGCCCTGGCGGGCCAGGGCGGCCGCCTCCTTGGCCGCCTCCACGATCCCCCCCATGTCGTCGGGCACCAGGATGCGCTCCTTGGGGGGTTCCTTGACCACCAACACCCCGTAGCGCTCCGCCAGGGCCCGCATCTTTGGCGAAAGCTCCCCGTAGACCACCCGGGTGAAGTTCTTGAGGGCGATCTCCTCCTTTTCCCCCTCGGGGTTGGTGGGGGGGCGCATGAGGCCCCGGATGAAGTCCTCGAGGTCCCGGTGCTCCGCCGAGAGGTAGGCCACCCCCCGCACCTCCCGACGCTTGCGCTTTCCCTTGGAGCGGTAGGGGTCCAGGTTGACCCCGTTCCCGCCCCCCACCTTGGTGACCAGGGCCAGCTTCTTGGCCACCTCCATGATGCCGGCGAAGCTCTCCGGAGGGTTCTCGGTGGCTCCCTGGACGAAGCAGTTGAGAAGGTTGCCGTGGGCCGTGCCCGCCCCCGCCAGGATGCGCCCGCCGGGGGAGAAGCGCTTCGTGCTCATGAGCTCGTAGAACTTCTCCTCCCAGTAGGCCCTTTCCTCGGGCTTTTCGGGCTTGGCGATCTCCCGGGCCACGCGGCGGAACATGCCCAGGATGTCCCCGTCCCCGGGTTGCAGGTACTGCCTTTTGGCGATGGCCTGGGCGTGCTCGTCAAAGAAATGGCGCTCCATAACCCTCCTTATCCCCCCATATCTTGGGGCTAGCGGGGAAGATGGTACAACCTATTGGGCTTTCATGGCAAGTGGGGGGGCTCACATTGACGGGACTCCCCAAGCCTACCAGAATGGGAAGGATGCGCGCCGCTTTCCGCACCCTGGGGTGCAAGGTGAACCAGGTGGAGACCGAGGCCCTCCTGGGCTTCCTCAAGGCTCTGGAGCCGGAGGTGGTGCCTGTGGAGGCCGGGGGGGCGGACCTGGTGGTCATCAACACCTGCGCCGTCACCACCACCGCCGAGGCCGACGCCCGCAAGGAGATCCGCCGGGCCAGGCGGCACAACCCCGAGGCCTTCATCGTGGTCACCGGCTGCTACGCCGAGCTTTCCCC encodes:
- a CDS encoding intein-containing adenosylcobalamin-dependent ribonucleoside-diphosphate reductase, whose product is MERHFFDEHAQAIAKRQYLQPGDGDILGMFRRVAREIAKPEKPEERAYWEEKFYELMSTKRFSPGGRILAGAGTAHGNLLNCFVQGATENPPESFAGIMEVAKKLALVTKVGGGNGVNLDPYRSKGKRKRREVRGVAYLSAEHRDLEDFIRGLMRPPTNPEGEKEEIALKNFTRVVYGELSPKMRALAERYGVLVVKEPPKERILVPDDMGGIVEAAKEAAALARQGLTPHVDFSLLRPEGAPIRGSGGTSSGPVSFLLEIFDNFLEWAALGAEEAGPVATLRYVYAPVLRVVRQGGTRRGAGMATLAIDHPDLLDFLTAKDLDREKAEGDISTFNISVLVTEAFMRALEEDALWPVTPVEVPGKYYPYPLEGPYTGEIPKLPEREDGAKAIPLYGGKVPARWLWHEIAWHAWATGEPGLIFIDRINELSALKGLGPRYQIRSTNPCFVGSTRIPTEFGLVPIEELAKKGESFFLVTDRRAPYGGLGLPQTAQGTVVRKAARAFYTGVKPVVRLTTREGLELTLTPDHLLLTPEGYREAGSLKPGDRILVQSGEGLFPKEEALPAAVLEVVQERVATAGGRGRAHVRAQYSHLPTRWSRELGVALGWLLGDGYLREDGVGFYFSRQDFAQVAWLPDLLQDWFGGGSLQETHSNTYHLHFKRIPAEFFQALGVKPAKATEKRVPESLFRAPREAVVGFLQGLFSADGSVQINPGKQDATVRLASSSKGLLQDVQLLLLNLGIYGRIHKRREAGQKELPDGRGGLKAYPVAAQYELILGAENRDLFAEIVGFLQEEKQAKLLAFLQDRPKGSYHKPFLATVVGVEPAGEAPVYDLTEPVTHSLIANGIVAHNCGEIPLTVGEPCDLGALNLAAYVKDGAFQMEEFRKDIHTAIRFLDNVLDVNVFALKDNEEAAKSLRRLGLGVMGLADALIKMGLPYASEEAREKVYEIISAMREEAIKASEELAKERGVFPLYEAHREYFQALGVRPRRNVAVLTVAPTGTTSMLMGVSSGIEPVFSPFVWRRIGGEYKPLLHPLFVELMEAYPPAPGFAKDGRWDWEKIVEEIQKDGHGSVQNLPFVPEPIRKVFQCAHDIPPLDHVRMQGVVQRAFDAEGYAGNSISKTCNLPNQASVEDVEEAYAEAYRVGCKGITVYRDGSREFQVLTVKKESKETGKAKPQEARAEEAKLEEAPPRAPKAGEPIYERPGRLMGFTDMVKLLTPEGVKRSFLVTVNVLEGHPIEVILTSGKAGDEANADSEALGRVVSIALQYGVPPEAIIRTLRGINGGLYGTYQGRLVSSKADLIAVALETIPKELKGLSLKEEAEAEPLPALSGGGVELQGAGLCPSCGEKALVREEGCWKCQVCGYSKCG